Proteins found in one Oryza glaberrima chromosome 4, OglaRS2, whole genome shotgun sequence genomic segment:
- the LOC127772240 gene encoding pathogenesis-related protein 1-like translates to MSNTYVSHVAVVVILAMASQCFAATTGAGNGVSGADAGRRARAAQTVAGILAVHNEARRAVGVAPLAWSAGIARYAKGYAASRRGDCAPRRSPLFNFGENAFVGKGRRWNAPALAAAWVDEGRRRYNYGSNTCAGAAAPALSGSSSPCTRYTQVVWRNTTQVGCGRIVCDSGDSLLVCDYFPPGNYGTGRPY, encoded by the coding sequence ATGTCTAACACCTACGTGTCCCATGTCGCTGTCGTTGTAATCCTGGCAATGGCTTCCCAGTGCTTCGctgccaccaccggcgccggcaaTGGCGTCTCGGGCGCGGACGCcggacgccgcgcgcgcgccgcgcagACGGTGGCGGGGATCCTGGCGGTGCACAACGaggcgcggcgcgcggtgggCGTGGCGCCACTGGCGTGGAGCGCGGGCATCGCCCGGTACGCGAAGGGGTACgcggcgtcgcggcgcggcgactgcgcgccgcggcgctcgccgctGTTCAACTTCGGCGAGAACGCGTTCGTCGGGAAGGGGCGGCGGTGGAAcgcgccggcgctggcggcggcgtgggtggaCGAGGGCCGGCGGCGGTACAACTACGGCAGCAACACgtgcgccggcgcggcggcgcccgcgttgtccgggtcgtcgtcgccgtgcacGCGGTACACGCAGGTGGTGTGGCGGAACACGACGCAGGTCGGGTGCGGCCGCATCGTGTGCGACTCCGGCGACTCGCTGCTCGTCTGCGACTACTTCCCGCCGGGGAACTACGGCACCGGCCGACCATACTGA
- the LOC127772298 gene encoding pathogenesis-related protein PRMS-like codes for MSPFYCCLAAVLSLASASPAAASISVSAAAEPPANSLLPAEQFLRAHNEARAAVGVPPLAWNATIALDAQRYAGELRASCEARPVWAWGTDGLYGRNLYRGSGPRVRAGADASARWAEGARWYDRDGDSCAAPPGRCCGEYTQMVWRATTQIGCARRLCRCLGDTCPLVLDTVAVCEYYPPGNIAGQRPY; via the coding sequence ATGTCTCCCTTCTACtgctgcctcgccgccgtcctgtcgctggcgtcggcgtcgccagCCGCGGCGTCCATCTCGgtgtccgccgccgcggagcctCCGGCCAACAGTTTGTTGCCGGCGGAGCAGTTCCTGCGGGCTCACAACGAGGCCCGCGCGGCGGTGGGCGTGCCGCCGCTGGCGTGGAACGCGACGATCGCGCTGGACGCGCAGCGgtacgccggcgagctccgggcgAGCTGCGAGGCGCGGCCGGTGTGGGCGTGGGGCACCGACGGCTTGTACGGGCGGAACCTGTACAGGGGGAGCGGCCCGCGGGTGCGCGCGGGCGCGGACGCGTCGGCGCGCTGGGCGGAGGGCGCGCGGTGGTACGACCGCGACGGCGACTcgtgcgcggcgccgccggggcggtGCTGCGGCGAGTACACGCAGATGGTGTGGCGCGCCACGACGCAGATCGGGTGCGCGCGCCGGTTGTGCCGCTGCCTGGGCGACACGTGCCCTCTCGTGTTGGACACCGTCGCCGTCTGCGAGTACTACCCGCCGGGCAACATCGCCGGCCAGCGCCCTTACTAA
- the LOC127769399 gene encoding pathogenesis-related protein PRB1-3-like, translated as MSPLYCCLVAVLCLPRASASPVAAASISVSAVQTPVEPTPVQFLRVHNEARAAVGVPPLSWNGTLQLDAARYAGELRTECSLRPPPPTAARGTGDGAAVYGRNLFKAYGRRHTGAEVAAFWADGRRWYDRDAGRCAAPPGRTCGAYTQVVWRATTQLGCARRTCRNGVDTVAVCDYYPPGNIVGQRPY; from the coding sequence ATGTCTCCACTCTACTGCTGTCTCGTCGCCGTCCTGTGCCTCCCGCGGGCCTCCGcatcgccggtggcggcggcatccaTCTCCGTCTCCGCCGTGCAGACCCCCGTCGAGCCGACGCCGGTGCAGTTCCTGCGGGTGCACAAcgaggcgcgcgcggcggtgggcgtGCCGCCGCTGTCGTGGAACGGGACGCTGCAGCTGGATGCGGCGCGgtacgccggcgagctccggacGGAATGCAgcctgcggccgccgccgcccaccgcggcGCGGGgaaccggcgacggcgccgccgtctaCGGCCGGAACCTGTTCAAGGCGTACGGCCGGCGCCACACcggcgcggaggtggcggcgttctGGGCGGACGGCCGGCGGTGGTACGACCGCGACGCCGGCCGGTGCGCGGCGCCGCCCGGCCGGACCTGCGGCGCGTACACGCAGGTGGTGTGGCGCGCCACGACGCAGCTCGGCTGCGCGCGCCGCACCTGCCGCAACGGCGTCGACACCGTCGCCGTCTGCGACTACTACCCGCCGGGCAACATCGTCGGCCAGCGGCCATATTGA
- the LOC127771821 gene encoding E3 ubiquitin-protein ligase ORTHRUS 2-like, with the protein MASSSNPSNLPCSSDGVCMVCKVLTTEVEQLRCSTCATPWHTPCLSSIPPLTDVAHWVCPDCSGDVTASYPPSDVVRPESSLIAAIRVIEADPVLSIQEKARRRQELLGHAGDAGAAITEAVGENVEDSESNNPLSMLNKNINCSFCMLLPERPVTTPCGHNFCLKCFRRWIENGKRACVICRAPITQKVAQDLRINLALVQAIRMAKAANNASTTGETTVYHYKENEDKPDRAFTTERAKRAGMANASSGQIFVTIAPDYFGPILEDHDPRRNRGVRVGDHWKDRMECRQWGAHFPHIAGIAGQSTHGAQSVALSGGYLDDEDHGEWFLYTGSGGRDLSGNKRTSKEQSFDQKFEKLNAALRVSCLNGYPVRVVRSFKEKRSPYAPESGVRYDGIYRIEKCWRKTGVQGTFKVCSDEHGDHPRPLPDIEELKNAIDITERKGNPAWDFDATDGWKWMITPPISRKAVVTGDPRGKKMQGAARHINNLSMRERLLKEFRCSICRNVMEEPVTTPCAHNFCKKCLLGSYDNLSLTEERSRGGRTLRARKIVKKCPSCPSDIADFIQNPQVNRDIMNVIESLQKEAEKEDHARVSGEGSSAALVDSDDENDTAWENQDDGNLDEGGCNNPEDMITESVDLNSVTNVDNTENKVEVQQPHKRTAGAGKGKGGKRARTSSAPGDTDARNVVTSTETLDGIAAENVADLVQTEDCTFTGVERADPNALEVDGKNMIPDFSEAEKVNPKQDQEVLP; encoded by the exons ATGGCTTCGTCATCAAATCCATCAAATCTTCCCTGCTCTAGTGATGGTGTATGCATGGTATGCAAGGTGCTTACAACAGAGGTAGAGCAGCTGCGTTGTAGCACCTGTGCCACGCCATGGCATACTCCCTGCCTCTCCAGCATACCGCCCCTTACAGATGTGGCCCACTGGGTCTGTCCAGATTGCTCCGGTGATGTCACAGCCAGCTACCCGCCATCTGATGTTGTTCGTCCGGAGAGCAGCCTCATCGCTGCGATTCGTGTGATTGAGGCAGATCCGGTGCTGTCCATCCAAGAGAAGGCTCGTCGTCGCCAGGAGCTTCTTGGCCATGCCGGTGATGCAGGGGCTGCAATAACTGAAGCTGTTGGGGAAAACGTAGAGGACAGTGAGAGCAACAATCCTTTGTCTATGCTGAACAAGAACATCAACTGCTCATTTTGTATGCTGCTTCCAGAGCGACCTGTCACT ACACCATGTGGCCACAACTTCTGCCTGAAATGCTTCCGAAGGTGGATTGAAAATGGTAAAAGAGCTTGTGTGATCTGCCGAGCACCTATTACACAAAAAGTAGCACAAGATCTAAGAATTAACTTGGCACTAGTCCAAGCTATCCGCATGGCCAAGGCTGCAAACAATGCTAGCACAACTGGTGAAACAACGGTTTATCATTATAAAGAAAATGAAGATAAACCTGACAGAGCTTTCACTACTGAAAGAGCAAAGAGAGCTGGAATGGCAAATGCTTCAAGTGGACAAATATTTGTGACTATTGCACCAGACTATTTTGGTCCAATTCTTGAAGATCATGACCCAAGGAGGAACCGCGGTGTTCGAGTCGGGGACCATTGGAAAGATAGAATGGAATGTAGACAGTGGGGTGCTCATTTCCCTCATATTGCTGGGATTGCCGGCCAATCTACACATGGGGCTCAATCAGTTGCCCTCTCAGGAGGTTATTTAGATGATGAAGATCATGGAGAGTGGTTCCTCTATACTGGAAG TGGAGGAAGGGATCTCAGTGGAAACAAGCGAACAAGCAAGGAGCAGTCTTTTGATCAGAAGTTTGAGAAGCTGAATGCTGCATTACGTGTTAGCTGCTTAAATGGCTATCCCGTGAGAGTTGTAcg GTCTTTTAAAGAGAAGCGCTCACCATATGCTCCAGAGTCTGGTGTTAGGTATGATGGAATCTATAGGATTGAGAAATGCTGGAGGAAAACTGGAGTTCAG GGTACATTCAAAGTGTGCAG TGATGAACATGGAGACCATCCAAGGCCATTACCAGATATCGAAGAGCTGAAAAATGCAATTGATATTACTGAGAGGAAAGGAAACCCAGCATGGGATTTTGAT GCAACAGATGGATGGAAGTGGATGATTACTCCACCCATCAGCAGGAAGGCTGTCGTAACTGGAGATCCTAGAGGCAAGAAAATGCAAGGAGCAGCAAGGCATATAAATAACTTGTCAATGAGAGAAAGGCTGttgaaag AATTCAGATGCTCCATATGTAGGAACGTGATGGAAGAGCCAGTGACAACACCGTGTGCTCACAACTTCTGCAAGAAATGCCTGCTTGGGTCATATGATAATCTTTCCCTTACAGAGGAGAGAAGCCGTGGTGGTCGGACCCTCCGGGCACGAAAGATTGTTAAAAAGTGCCCTTCTTGTCCAAGTGATATCGCTGATTTCATACAGAATCCTCAG GTAAACCGTGACATTATGAACGTTATTGAATCACTCCAAAAAGAAGCTGAGAAGGAAGATCATGCTAGGGTGAGTGGAGAAGGCAGCAGTGCAGCACTTGtagattctgatgatgaaaatgaCACTGCTTGGGAGAACCAAGATGATGGTAATCTGGATGAGGGAGGTTGCAACAATCCTGAGGACATGATAACTGAATCTGTTGATTTGAATTCTGTTACTAATGTTGATAATACTGAAAACAAGGTGGAAGTTCAGCAGCCTCACAAGCGTACCGCCGGTGCCGGGAAGGGGAAAGGTGGCAAAAGGGCTAGGACAAGCTCTGCACCAGGTGATACAGATGCTAGGAATGTTGTGACTTCAACTGAAACATTGGATGGAATAGCTGCTGAGAATGTGGCTGATTTAGTACAGACTGAGGATTGCACTTTCACTGGTGTGGAAAGAGCCGACCCCAATGCCTTGGAAGTTGATGGCAAGAATATGATTCCAGACTTTTCAGAAGCTGAGAAGGTTAACCCTAAACAGGATCAAGAAGTTCTTCCATGA